A genomic stretch from Telopea speciosissima isolate NSW1024214 ecotype Mountain lineage chromosome 7, Tspe_v1, whole genome shotgun sequence includes:
- the LOC122667616 gene encoding F-box/LRR-repeat protein 14 translates to MEALPDQLVWEILARVNKIIDRNSVSLACKRLHALEKEQREFLRVGCGLDPANEALTSLCNRFPNLRKVEIIYSGWMSKLGKQLDDQGLLILSSYCPSLVDLTLSYCTFITDVGLGHLASCSRLMALKLNFTPGISGFGILSIVVGCKNLTTLHLIRCLNVSSVEWLEYLGKLETLENLSIKNCRAIGEGDLVKLGPGWRKLKRLQFEVDANYRYMKVHDRLAVGRWQKQWVPCDNMEELSLVNCLINPGRGLSCVLDKCNALQKLHLDMCVGVRDSDIVSLAQKSNNLRSISLRVPSDFSLPLLMNNPLRLTDESLEAVAHNCSMLESVKISFSDGEFPSFSSFSLSGILTLIQFCPVRVLALDHVYSFNDNGMGALCSANFLEILELVKCQEVSDEGLQLVGQFPRLNVLTLSKCLGVSDDGLKPLVGSDKLEVLTVEDCPQISERGIQGAARSVSYKQDLSWMY, encoded by the coding sequence ATGGAGGCTCTACCAGATCAATTAGTCTGGGAGATCTTGGCTAGGGTCAATAAAATTATAGACCGGAATTCTGTGTCTTTAGCATGTAAACGCCTTCATGCATTGGAGAAGGAACAAAGGGAATTTCTCCGTGTTGGTTGTGGATTAGACCCTGCAAATGAAGCTTTAACTTCCCTTTGCAACAGATTCCCCAACTTGAGAAAGGTGGAGATAATTTACTCTGGTTGGATGTCCAAGTTAGGAAAACAATTAGATGACCAAGGTCTTCTCATTCTCTCGAGTTACTGCCCTTCCCTTGTTGACCTGACTCTAAGCTACTGTACATTCATCACAGATGTTGGACTCGGCCACTTGGCTTCTTGCTCAAGGCTTATGGCCTTGAAGTTGAATTTCACCCCTGGGATTAGTGGATTTGGTATATTATCTATTGTTGTGGGCTGCAAGAACCTCACCACCCTCCATCTTATCCGATGCTTAAATGTGAGCAGTGTTGAATGGCTAGAATACCTTGGCAAACTTGAGACTCTAGAGAATCTATCAATCAAGAACTGTAGGGCAATTGGAGAGGGTGACCTTGTTAAGCTCGGACCTGGTTGGCGGAAACTGAAACGGTTGCAATTTGAGGTTGATGCTAATTACAGATACATGAAGGTTCACGATCGCTTAGCTGTGGGCCGATGGCAAAAACAATGGGTCCCCTGTGATAATATGGAGGAGCTTAGCTTGGTGAATTGCCTCATCAATCCTGGAAGGGGACTTTCTTGTGTTTTGGACAAATGCAATGCCTTGCAGAAGCTCCACTTAGACATGTGTGTTGGGGTTAGGGACAGTGACATTGTGAGCTTGGCCCAGAAATCTAACAACCTCCGGTCCATCTCGCTCCGTGTCCCATCGGATTTCTCACTCCCCCTGTTAATGAACAACCCATTAAGATTGACAGATGAGAGTCTGGAGGCTGTTGCACACAACTGTTCTATGCTGGAATCAGTGAAGATATCTTTCTCTGATGGGGAgttcccttccttctcttcatTTAGCTTAAGCGGAATCCTTACTTTGATCCAGTTTTGTCCAGTTCGTGTTCTAGCCCTTGATCATGTGTACTCCTTCAATGACAATGGGATGGGGGCACTTTGTTCTGCTAACTTTCTCGAGATCCTGGAACTAGTTAAATGCCAAGAGGTCAGTGATGAAGGATTGCAGCTCGTGGGACAATTTCCACGTTTGAATGTTCTAACACTCTCCAAGTGCTTGGGTGTGTCTGACGATGGACTAAAGCCACTTGTGGGGTCAGATAAATTGGAGGTTTTGACCGTGGAAGATTGCCCTCAGATTTCTGAGAGGGGTATTCAGGGGGCTGCAAGGTCTGTGTCCTACAAGCAAGACTTGTCATGGATGTACTAA
- the LOC122667615 gene encoding E3 ubiquitin-protein ligase RLIM-like isoform X1, with the protein MGSSNSRLGPRPSRPRVNRSNRRFFSFICGGSTSYAPVEMEDCPAELVVNSTKDHNPIITDEHPNSMKKPSSFSDSETECFSSRDENGASSESSNGTHDETSVEYCSRSIATSKNNKFLSGSNEIVPDGITAEFVPVERTSDEASTSFNGQKSLDSNSVNVGGCLNAFIGADDTKNEGGSQIFEERICSSSTSHHELGDSCANAASCVGNHADSIMGVHSPDIDSIPSAFETQATSQSLEEESGQETVPPAPGFVVPDRERGRINGSVVHVDVVSISSNILSSSTGEVSNHEARRNSRRMFWDAFSRRTSRRHSDSPTIVFSTEDADDLGTHDRWLLDFSGDLFEDSFGGDSGYLGSRSHGTYERRRSSRSEIWERLRGGFDESSRRTSFCASGLHPDGTCTCESFLMTEESGTRANISRIVMLAEALFEVLDGIHRQPISLSLSVPAPESIVNSFPLKSHKGTAEGGNDVEHRCHICLAEYEQGDKIRVLPCRHEYHMACVDKWLKEIHGICPLCRGDVCEGVAQGTVSNP; encoded by the exons ATGGGTTCGAGTAACAGCCGTTTGGGTCCTCGACCTTCTCGTCCGCGCGTTAATCGCTCGAATCGCAGATTCTTCTCGTTCATCTGCGGTGGCTCCACTTCTTACGCTCCAGTTGAG ATGGAAGATTGTCCAGCTGAATTAGTGGTGAATTCTACAAAGGATCATAATCCAATTATTACTGATGAACACCCCAACTCAATGAAGAAACCTTCTTCATTTTCCGATTCAGAAACTGAGTGCTTCAGTTCAAGAGATGAAAACGGTGCATCATCTGAAAGCAGTAATGGGACCCATGACGAGACATCTGTGGAATATTGTTCGAGAAGTATTGCTACAAGCAAGAACAACAAATTCTTGTCTGGGAGTAATGAAATAGTTCCTGATGGGATAACTGCTGAATTTGTTCCTGTTGAAAGAACTAGTGATGAGGCTAGTACCTCCTTCAATGGACAGAAATCGCTAGATTCAAACTCTGTAAATGTAGGTGGTTGCTTGAATGCTTTTATTGGTGCTGATGATACTAAAAATGAGGGTGGGTCTCAGATCTTTGAGGAAAGGATATGTTCAAGCAGCACATCTCATCATGAACTTGGCGACTCATGTGCAAATGCGGCATCTTGTGTTGGAAATCATGCAGATTCAATTATGGGTGTCCATAGTCCTGATATAGATTCTATTCCTAGTGCTTTTGAGACACAAGCAACTTCACAATCACTAGAAGAAGAATCTGGTCAAGAGACAGTACCTCCAGCTCCTGGATTTGTTGTGCCAGATAGGGAAAGAGGCAGAATAAATGGAAGTGTAGTACATGTTGATGTGGTGAGTATTTCTTCCAATATATTATCTAGTAGTACTGGGGAAGTAAGTAACCATGAAGCAAGAAGGAATAGTAGAAGAATGTTTTGGGATGCTTTTTCAAGACGCACTTCTAGAAGGCATAGTGATTCTCCAACCATAGTTTTCTCAACTGAGGATGCTGATGATCTGGGAACTCATGACAGATGGCTCCTTGATTTCAGTGGTGATCTCTTTGAGGATAGCTTTGGAGGTGATTCAGGATACCTTGGCAGTAGAAGTCATGGCACATATGAACGGCGTCGGAGTTCGAGATCGGAG ATCTGGGAAAGACTTCGTGGTGGGTTTGATGAGAGTAGCCGACGAACTAGTTTTTGTGCATCTGGACTTCACCCTGATGGTACCTGCACATGTGAGAGTTTCTTGATGACTGAAGAGTCTGGTACTCGTGCAAATATTTCACGCATAGTTATGCTTGCTGAAGCCTTATTTGAG GTCTTGGATGGAATTCATCGCCAACCTATATCACTTTCGCTATCAGTCCCAGCTCCAGAATCTATTGTTAACTCCTTTCCTCTGAAGAGCCACAAAGGCACAGCTGAGGGTGGAAATGATGTGGAACA CAGGTGTCACATTTGCCTGGCCGAGTACGAACAGGGGGATAAAATAAGAGTCCTCCCCTGCCGCCATGAATATCATATGGCATGTGTTGATAAATGGCTGAAAGAGATACATGG GATTTGCCCACTCTGCCGTGGAGATGTTTGCGAGGGAGTTGCTCAGGGCACTGTCTCAAACCCATAA
- the LOC122667615 gene encoding E3 ubiquitin-protein ligase RLIM-like isoform X2 has translation MGSSNSRLGPRPSRPRVNRSNRRFFSFICGGSTSYAPVEMEDCPAELVVNSTKDHNPIITDEHPNSMKKPSSFSDSETECFSSRDENGASSESSNGTHDETSVEYCSRSIATSKNNKFLSGSNEIVPDGITAEFVPVERTSDEASTSFNGQKSLDSNSVNVGGCLNAFIGADDTKNEGGSQIFEERICSSSTSHHELGDSCANAASCVGNHADSIMGVHSPDIDSIPSAFETQATSQSLEEESGQETVPPAPGFVVPDRERGRINGSVVHVDVVSISSNILSSSTGEVSNHEARRNSRRMFWDAFSRRTSRRHSDSPTIVFSTEDADDLGTHDRWLLDFSGDLFEDSFGGDSGYLGSRSHGTYERRRSSRSEIWERLRGGFDESSRRTSFCASGLHPDGTCTCESFLMTEESGTRANISRIVMLAEALFEVLDGIHRQPISLSLSVPAPESIVNSFPLKSHKGTAEGGNDVEQCHICLAEYEQGDKIRVLPCRHEYHMACVDKWLKEIHGICPLCRGDVCEGVAQGTVSNP, from the exons ATGGGTTCGAGTAACAGCCGTTTGGGTCCTCGACCTTCTCGTCCGCGCGTTAATCGCTCGAATCGCAGATTCTTCTCGTTCATCTGCGGTGGCTCCACTTCTTACGCTCCAGTTGAG ATGGAAGATTGTCCAGCTGAATTAGTGGTGAATTCTACAAAGGATCATAATCCAATTATTACTGATGAACACCCCAACTCAATGAAGAAACCTTCTTCATTTTCCGATTCAGAAACTGAGTGCTTCAGTTCAAGAGATGAAAACGGTGCATCATCTGAAAGCAGTAATGGGACCCATGACGAGACATCTGTGGAATATTGTTCGAGAAGTATTGCTACAAGCAAGAACAACAAATTCTTGTCTGGGAGTAATGAAATAGTTCCTGATGGGATAACTGCTGAATTTGTTCCTGTTGAAAGAACTAGTGATGAGGCTAGTACCTCCTTCAATGGACAGAAATCGCTAGATTCAAACTCTGTAAATGTAGGTGGTTGCTTGAATGCTTTTATTGGTGCTGATGATACTAAAAATGAGGGTGGGTCTCAGATCTTTGAGGAAAGGATATGTTCAAGCAGCACATCTCATCATGAACTTGGCGACTCATGTGCAAATGCGGCATCTTGTGTTGGAAATCATGCAGATTCAATTATGGGTGTCCATAGTCCTGATATAGATTCTATTCCTAGTGCTTTTGAGACACAAGCAACTTCACAATCACTAGAAGAAGAATCTGGTCAAGAGACAGTACCTCCAGCTCCTGGATTTGTTGTGCCAGATAGGGAAAGAGGCAGAATAAATGGAAGTGTAGTACATGTTGATGTGGTGAGTATTTCTTCCAATATATTATCTAGTAGTACTGGGGAAGTAAGTAACCATGAAGCAAGAAGGAATAGTAGAAGAATGTTTTGGGATGCTTTTTCAAGACGCACTTCTAGAAGGCATAGTGATTCTCCAACCATAGTTTTCTCAACTGAGGATGCTGATGATCTGGGAACTCATGACAGATGGCTCCTTGATTTCAGTGGTGATCTCTTTGAGGATAGCTTTGGAGGTGATTCAGGATACCTTGGCAGTAGAAGTCATGGCACATATGAACGGCGTCGGAGTTCGAGATCGGAG ATCTGGGAAAGACTTCGTGGTGGGTTTGATGAGAGTAGCCGACGAACTAGTTTTTGTGCATCTGGACTTCACCCTGATGGTACCTGCACATGTGAGAGTTTCTTGATGACTGAAGAGTCTGGTACTCGTGCAAATATTTCACGCATAGTTATGCTTGCTGAAGCCTTATTTGAG GTCTTGGATGGAATTCATCGCCAACCTATATCACTTTCGCTATCAGTCCCAGCTCCAGAATCTATTGTTAACTCCTTTCCTCTGAAGAGCCACAAAGGCACAGCTGAGGGTGGAAATGATGTGGAACA GTGTCACATTTGCCTGGCCGAGTACGAACAGGGGGATAAAATAAGAGTCCTCCCCTGCCGCCATGAATATCATATGGCATGTGTTGATAAATGGCTGAAAGAGATACATGG GATTTGCCCACTCTGCCGTGGAGATGTTTGCGAGGGAGTTGCTCAGGGCACTGTCTCAAACCCATAA